One window of the Janthinobacterium sp. PAMC25594 genome contains the following:
- a CDS encoding hybrid sensor histidine kinase/response regulator, with product MDNDSRASVLYVDDEALACKYFERAVGARYRVLTAHSVDAALALLKDEAAQIDVLVTDYRMPDRLGSELLQEVAQRYPHIVCMLVTAYADKDVLLELINGGSLFRLLEKPLDLAAMQTALQLAVQTGRERAARRQGLVAMEESLAFLAHELNTPLAAIANFARGIARRAQADSAPQAEIGEAAALMHDNARYCLSVLASFVDTVRLASAGPGMQGGRSAGSARQLLAALLDSYPLSTPQRAAISVEVGEDFSIAESPNCVALIVSSVLANALRSAGEQDHPAIGIRIDAGRITVRDNGAGIAPEIVAQLLLDPVSASGDEGKGWGMVFCHRMMQSFGGNLDIATEFGSATTVTLNFPVHIRNEHD from the coding sequence ATGGACAACGATAGCCGCGCCAGCGTGCTGTACGTGGACGACGAAGCGCTCGCCTGCAAGTATTTCGAGCGCGCCGTCGGTGCGCGCTACCGCGTGCTGACGGCGCACAGCGTCGATGCGGCGCTGGCCTTGCTGAAAGACGAGGCCGCCCAGATTGACGTGCTCGTCACCGATTACCGCATGCCGGACCGCCTGGGCAGCGAGCTGCTGCAGGAAGTGGCGCAGCGCTATCCGCACATCGTCTGCATGCTGGTCACCGCCTATGCGGACAAGGACGTGCTGCTGGAGCTGATCAACGGCGGCTCGCTGTTCCGCCTGCTGGAAAAGCCGCTCGACCTGGCCGCCATGCAAACGGCGCTGCAGCTGGCCGTGCAGACGGGACGCGAGCGCGCCGCGCGCCGCCAGGGTCTGGTGGCGATGGAGGAGTCGCTGGCCTTCCTGGCGCACGAATTGAACACGCCGCTGGCGGCCATCGCCAATTTTGCGCGCGGCATCGCGCGGCGCGCGCAGGCGGATTCCGCACCGCAGGCCGAGATCGGCGAAGCGGCCGCCTTGATGCACGACAATGCGCGCTATTGTTTGTCCGTGCTGGCCAGCTTTGTCGACACGGTGCGCCTGGCCAGCGCCGGGCCGGGCATGCAGGGCGGACGCAGCGCCGGCAGCGCGCGCCAGCTGCTGGCCGCCTTGCTCGACAGTTACCCCTTGAGCACGCCCCAGCGCGCCGCCATCTCGGTCGAAGTGGGCGAGGATTTCTCCATTGCCGAGTCGCCCAACTGCGTTGCGCTGATTGTATCGTCCGTGCTGGCGAACGCCTTGCGCTCGGCCGGTGAGCAAGATCATCCGGCGATCGGCATCCGCATCGATGCGGGCCGCATCACGGTGCGCGATAATGGCGCCGGCATCGCCCCCGAGATTGTGGCCCAGTTGTTGCTCGACCCCGTGAGTGCCAGCGGTGACGAAGGCAAGGGCTGGGGCATGGTGTTTTGCCACCGCATGATGCAATCGTTCGGCGGCAACCTCGATATCGCCACCGAATTTGGCAGTGCCACCACGGTCACCCTGAATTTTCCAGTA